Genomic segment of Arachis stenosperma cultivar V10309 chromosome 4, arast.V10309.gnm1.PFL2, whole genome shotgun sequence:
cacaaataatattaaaaatgtaTATGAATCATAAATAGATTTTAAGAACTTTGAAGGAATGAAATTTTGTAAAACATAAGCATTCAGCTTAAACTAATCATTTGCTTTCCACATAGGAATACGTCACCTGTTCAAGCCGTTGATGAAAAACATCCATGTGAAGTAAACCCAGAAATCCACACCTAATGAAATACAAAAAGATACATTAGAAAGTACTCTTCATGTTGCTAGCTAGCTATGTTTCAAAATTCAACATAACTGAATTCCCACCCCCACTCTTTTAGTAGTAGATGTCAGACCTGAAACCCAAACCTAGAGCTGTGCTAGTTTCTTTAGTAATAGAGACACTGGCATCATTACATGTCAGCCTCTCTATTGCATGGTTGAGTGCTTCAAAATCAGATCCATCTGCTGGATAAAGACCAGAGAAAACCATATGTTTTGCTGGTTTAAATCCTACAGTTTAAAATTATCAAATGTCAATTCGAACAAGACATTTAAGACAAAGATATGATCCCATggatattatatttaataatattattatactGAGAACTATGAAGAAACTACACTAAATAGAATATCACATCAGCTTGATTGTTTGGCTACTTAGAAAATGAATAATGGTCAAGCAAAGCAGTGAACTCAGGCTACTCTCCGTAAGTTCATTAACTATGAAAGTAACAAATGAGAATGAAGTCTACAAGGCTCAGGATAATCGAAATGCGATGCAGTAAAGGACTATAAGAATATCATACATGCATGGCTCTCACAATGAAATATCTTGAATGAACAATAGAAAACAAGTAATTTTCTGGTTTCCACCCTGCAAAGAGATCACAAATTAATGGCTGGAGAGACAAAGGATAGCAATCATACCTGGGAGAGGCTCTACAGTGTTTCGAGTATGGTAAATTGTATCTCCAACACGGGCTTCTTTTGTTGAACGCATGCCACTTACAACATAACCAACTTGACCAGTAAGCAAGATTCCAGTAGGTGTAAGCTCAGGATGCATGATACCAATATCCAAAGCTTCATATGACTGACCAGTAGCAGCAGATGAAATCTTATCCCCCTTGCGTAGTATACCATCAACAACAGCAACATGGCATATTACCCCCTTGTATTCATCATAGTATGAATCAAGCAAAAGCATACGCAGAGAACTATCACTCTTTCCAGGAGGAGGAGGGATGCGCTCTATAACAGCTGGAAGGACTTGTTCAAGACCCTTTCCAGTTTTAGCAGATGTTAGCAATGCATCACTAGGGTCAAGATCAAACATTGATTTCAATTGTGCTTTAACGCGATCAGGATCAGCAGTTGGCTGGTCAATCTTGTTTATTACAGGTACAATTGTCAGGTTGGCCTCAAAAGCAAGGTAGAAATTAGCAACAGTTTGTGCTTGGACTCCTTGCGCGGCATCAACAACCAAAAGTACGCCTTGACAAGCTGCTAGTGACCTTGACACCTCATAGCTAAAATCCACATGACCGGGAGTGTCAATAAGATTCAGCAAAAAACTAGGTGAATCCTTTCCCTCACTATGATCATCACCATTTGTCCTGTGCTTATAGAACATTGTTGCTGTCTGTGCTTTAACTGTGATTCCCCTTTCTCTCTCCACCTAAGACATTTCAAACTCCAATGAATGATTATACCGAAAAAATAATCAAGACCTACAACATCTTCCACCAAAATTACAAAActtccattttttttcaataaactCATTCCACTTCCTAGTTCAACCCTACACATTCTTCAAATAATAGCACTTTTAATTAATGACTACTTAGCTTACATTGATACTccactaaaaaataaattaaaaaaaaatcacaactTTGAATAACACCCATTTCACGTAACACTGCAAAAAACCAAATAcacattatttaaaaaaatcacaaatttaAACAACTTAGAAAATCCCCCATTACACTTATCAAATTGAAAATAGTCACACTACCGGGCAACATTGGCTTCATATATAACATACTAACAGCATAAAAAGCAAAGCTAAAtctaaaaaagttattttttttttcttttttctagtACCTGCAACTTATCAAGATATTGGGGCTGGCCATGTCCCTTTTTAATGGTAGCAGTGAGTTCAAGGAGTCGATCAGCGAGGGTAGACTTGCCATGATCAACATGCGCAATGATTGAGAAATTTCGAATGAGTTCGGGAGGGTACTGGCTCAAATCTATGGCGCTCTTATCCTTAATGTTTTGTTGCCGCGACTGAGAACACAAGAGTGCACGCTGTTGGTGATGAAAGGTGGTGCTGCTTAATGAGTTGAATGGGAAAAAGGTTGAATTTCGTAATAAAGAGAGGTAATTTGATTGCCTTAGGGTCCTTGAAGTTTTGCTCAGGTAACCCATTTCGGGGTTTCAGTCACTGAATCAGAAGCAAGAGAGGTGAAAGAGAAAGACCATAGCAGCAGAACGCCGCTGAATTCTGGTGTGTTTGTGGTTTGCTTCATTACGACGCCGTTTTGCTATATGGGCTCAATTGGGCTGGGCTTCTTTAACAAATATACTCTTGGGTGTGTGCATGTGATGCAGCCCAAAAACAAAAtccttttaaaataaaaacgcTTTCATCACGTTTTTTTCTGGAGATGGGGGGTGGGGAGTGAAGACTGACGGGTTGAAATTGTTGTGTGGGCcaaatttttttggataaagtaaaaaaaaaattattctttatcaaaaattttaaaaatattttaaaattttagtttgtttaattttgttccaaaaattttggatttgcatcaaatatactccGACAGCtaaattttcaataaatttaaagactaatctaacaataatacataaaaattatgcttattttgcttgtgttgagggttatttttatgaaattattattgaacttCTCTtaagttttttgaaaaattagcaaccaaggtatatttgatgcaaattaaaaatttctgtaacaaaattgaaacaaaataaaattaaggaGTATTTTTAAGacttttactaaatttttaaaacaaaaaattatattttaccttttttttttaattgaagcAAATATAAAAcccattttaaaaaattgaatataaaaaatgtCATTTTCATATCACTTGTGAATAGGCGAGGTAGAGTGATTCTCTTAAGTGTTTGAAAATTAAACTGAGATAAAGAagttccttttttattttccatCTTATTTTGAGTTTCATTCCGTATCATTTAATATCAGATTTTAggtatttaattaatttttatttattttttttatgaaaaaaaatcagCATCTCTTACATCTTTGTCATTTTtgtcttgttttttttttctttgttgattttattgttaacatacataaaattaaaactgaggCCAATTTAGTTTGGTGGTCAGTTCACTCGTTGTTAAACAAATATAAGGTTTAAATCTCCTATTGTACATGTTTATTAGCTAATAACAAACTTTTAAATAGAATTCAGATCTGCAACGAATTAATCCGTCGAGTTAGAGAATGTTATGgggaaaaaaattataaccGAGACTAATCAAGAAATAATAATGTCGTATGTACTTCAGAGGTTAATAAAATTCTCAATGGATTAAAATCTTATTCAAAATAATACAAATTCAGTACAAGCATCCACATTGCAAAAGCTTTGGGTTTTTTCTCCGTTGAAGCTTCAGAGTATTATATTAATAGTTAGCAAAAGACGCCAATAGCAATAGGAGGATGGTAAAAATAACTGAGTAATTGCCAGTTCTCTTCTTGATTCATTTTCAACCTTGTTTTCACCTTGCCTTATAGGTGTTTGTAGTATTTCCCCACTGATAGTTACATACTTACATTACAAAATGTTCTTCTGCATTAGCTTCTCATTCCTTATGTCTTCATCTATCAATTTGTCATAAGCTGTGCTGATAACATTAAAAGCATACTAGTGTGAACAGCCATCAACATTCATTTTAGCGAAAACGGGACAGAGGTGCTTTCTGAGGTCCACAATCCTTCCCTAACCCTGTGTTTCATCCACAGCTTCATGTCTTGCTGCAGTCAAAAGATTCCAAGTGTTCTTCCTTTCGCCAGCGCCACAAGGAAAAGGTGTAAGTATACCACAGTGGTGAGTTTCCTTCTCCATCTTTCGAGTACTGATTTGCTATTTGTGTACAAATTTAGTCAAAGCAATATATACACTTTAAAATGAAGGGATTCACATACTTATTGAGTCTTATATTAGTAAACAATCCATATGCAAGACATAAAAAGAAATGCTACAAAATACAACTTGCCATTCTATCATATAACTTGCTTCTGTTGCTCATTTTATTAGTAACTTATTTAGTGTCCATTAGTCATAGTACAGtacataatataatttttatcttcattTTAACTATTGATCATTTAGTATAATCATGCTTCACACAAAATGCAAACAGAAAGGTTCCGCCCGACAAGCGGCCAAACGCTAGATTAACATTAAAACCATGACCTACATATATGCAACCTTTGCTAATGGACATGCCTCCATAGACACTTGCTCCAGTTTTATAGGACCACAAAATCTTCCCATTATTTGCATTCATTGCATATATTGATCCCTGTTTGTCTACTGATCCAGCAAAGACCACATCATTTGCAACACTAACAGGTCCAATGGAAGAGCTGTTACTAGGATTAGCAGTAGACCACAGAATTTTCCCATTACTTGCATCCATTGCCACCCAACCACCACTAGTTGTAGTTATGTTTGATGGTGCAAGAGTGAAATTTTTGTCATCAGAGTTCGCAATGTTGGTGTAAACTCTCTTTTCGTCAGTCGCCGCACCCCATATTCCACCTCCTATTGTTCCACCTGGGCCAGCTTCCTGCAAAAGGGGAAAAAGCATCAATATGTTATATTTGTATTGATTAGTTAATACTCTACACTATATGTAAACTTAGTATAGAAAATCTGCATAAATGTTCAGTAAGTTAATCAATATTCTGGTGTGGCTCATACAGTTTAACAAATCTCATATTCAAAACATCTTCAGTTATAACTTATATGACATAATCTTAAACATAACATCTATATACATTTTCAGTTGATTCATATAGTTGTCCGGAATTGTTTGTAGAAATTATGTGCAAAAATCATGATCACTCACATGAAAACATCTTTATTTAAAGATGATAAATGAGAAatgttagatgatttgacatGTCTGACTAAATTGTCATCTAACGATTCTTAACTATCATCTTCATATGAAAATAATTTCACGAGTAATAACCAAAACCATTCATGTAACTAGCTCTATAGTAACATGATAATCTCAatctcaattttcttttttcctatctCCTATCCTGTCTTTCTTAGATACCCTTTTGGgagattttaagagtttcactAGATGGTTAAACTCATCAATTCTAAGACTAGGTTTTACCACAAAATATTGACATGAATCCCTGTATGATAAAGATAAAACTATCATAAATTACCGTAAACCAAATGAGGTTGCCATTGTTGCGATCCAAAGCCCATGCAAAGCCACTTTTTTGAACAGCAACAACAAGATCTTTCTTTCGTCCATTGACATATGCAGTCAACATCATTGGTGCCTCACCAAAATCAGCATCAGGGTTAGGACCAGAAGGAGGACAGCCAGGAGTTGCAGGATTACGGCATTCAAAAAACCATACATCATACCCTCCTAGCTGCCGGTACCATTTGATCTTCCCATTGTCCAAATCAAGGGCCAAGATTGAATTAGAGTGGTTCTCAGGTTCAGTGCACTCATCAGGATCAGTAGGCTCTGTTATGTTGCCCTGCCTTTCTTGGCACTCAAGTATTCGTGCCGGCGCAGAGTAGAGGTTCCCTGTGGCAATGTAGACATTGTttctttgagcatcaatggaggGGCTGCTCCCCCATATGGCTGCTCCAGCATACTCTCCTAACTTGCCATTGTTATCCGGCAACATGTAGGTTTGCCATATGATTTTACCAGAGAAGGCATTCAGTTTCACCATGCTTCCTCGAAATATGCAGCATTTCTGAATGGTTGTAAATTCTTCCAGTGAAGATGTTGCCACATAGTAACCTCTATTTCACATAATTATGGTAAAGACTTCACTTGAAATTTTTTCTATAATATTATATGATAAAACCTTaagatttttaatttaaaagttaaGTGACACTACAATTactttcaaaagaaaaaaagtagaGTACATATGAATTTTAAAGGacagaattttaattttaattcataaaTATACTAACCCTTTGTAATATGTTCCAGACATGGTGATAAGTGCCGCAGGATGATGATCCAAATAGGTTAACCACACAAGCTTACCATTTTTTCTGTTTAGACCAAGAACAATAGCAGGGCCAAACATTCCAACTATCAATAAACCATTACCAGCTATTGTAGGAGTTGATCTTGACACTGTGGTATTCACATTCATGACAAAGCCAGTTGCTTTCAAACCTGTCAATTCATTCAAGCTTTGCTTCCAAACAAGTTTTCCATCATCTTTTTTCACTGCATATATGTTACCATTCCAACATGGAAAATAAATTGTATCATCATATATTGCTGGTGTTGCTGATATATCTTTTCCTGCATAGAATTTCCACTTCAAACTTAGTTTTGATGCTGTTTTAGgacttatcttatcttctttgTTGGCATATCTTCTGTTGAACAAATCTCCGCCATGGTTCAACCAGTCCTGTATGTGAATGTAGCCACTAAAATCAAGAAATCAATAGGAAAATTACATTTTCacaatttataaaatagaaattatttttaagaaattcaaaaaacaaCTCATCCATCAGCTATTTGATAGCTTATCATGTGTCTTTCCGTGTTATTTTATAGAAAAgtcataaaataaaaactaaactaaattaaaattttggtcATCACACGAGTTATGCAAATAGAAAATAATCGTGTCACAAGCTATATTGGtgaatcttaaattttttttttcatttgaaaTAGTAAATTGTATAAAGAGCATGAGAGAGATAGGAGGAAGTATCATACATCTGAGTTTGAAGAGACTAATGCTGCATGAACACAAAGCAAGAACAAACACAAAACCAAGTACGTGCTTAACTTAGGTACCGCCATGCATGCAACTGAACCTTACCAAGATGAAATGAATATATTAAGGAAACTAATTTTCAAGAGGCTCATACATGTAAATAAAATTGATCATCTTTGCCTTGATCAAGACCAATGGATCGGAGGAccttaaataaattttttagtacTTTATTTGGGTGCCAATCTTTTGACTTTAGATTTAactttagaaaaatattaagtggtcattagaatttattttttttgtcatcaGTTAGTCATCAACTCAATTTTTAGTCTAATTcatttagtttaataatttaataatatattttatttcatatttttaaatattgatgaCTAATTAAtagtcaaaaataataaattatgatagTCTTCTAGCATttcttttaacattttttttttaaaaaatatgttttccTATGGGATTCTCTTGTGccaaaaatatataatccaCTTTCTATGTTTCTTCAATTCTTCTATTGGAATATGTTTTTTCTAGTTTCTATGCTTCTTCAGagtttttattttgtgtttgaaaAGTTATTATAGAAGTCTTTGTTTTAAAATTGTGTATTAAATAAAAGTGATAAAATAACTTTTGAAAATAAGAGAagttacaaattttaatttcttcaaaaactcttaaataacttttagaaaagttaaaaatttatctaaaaaattgtACCAAACACTATTAATGTAACTTGGCTCAAGATTCGGTGGTCCTCGAATCTTTGGACCACTTAATGGTCccattaaaaaatatgtttttagagtttttttaaCAATTGCTACATAGTCcttgaactaattttaattacaaattaatcccatatattttatttaattataaaaactgttttttattttataaattattattttatcaattatctattatatttattaataatcaaatacaaaaacaacAACCAATTATATCCTCTATTGATCCTAATAAAGCTTTTGGCCATTCCAAtcgattaaaatattaaatttgatctcGTGACGTTCGTCCATGGTTTCCAAATCGTGTTTccttgaaattcaatcgattggtttatcaaaacaatcgattgaattgtaactcaatcgattgaattacagtgtatcacaaaacaatcgattgaaagttGTAAGGTAGAATGGTTTTCACTTAAGCCAATTGATTGTTTATACTTTCCAATCGAATGAATGCCCaaaaacaatcgattgtttttgttactcaatcgattgaattcacGAAAACAACATGAATTTGCTAAATACAATCCATTGGAAAGTAATGACATTGAAGttttagccaaattcaatcgattggtaatgtaatccaatcgattggaaggtgatgaagttgaattttttgccaatttcaatcgattggtaatgcTACCTAATCGATTGAAATGTGTCCTGCGCCTATTTCAATCTTGTTatctttttagaaattattttattattcatctatcttatctttaaaattctatattcaatttttgctgttttattttgatgtagataaactaatcttatcttttctttaatattAACTTTATAAATTGGTGAATAATCCATCACTAATTATTCAATCCCACCATTGAAATCGTGTATCATTTtctttaattataaaaaaatttaattctttttctttggaaCATCCATCTACTcaatatccaattttttttaatttttttatccatCTATTTAATATTCACTATTTCTTCATCGTTAATCACCGTTGCATTGCAGTAATCAGCAAAGGTCCAATCAAGTTTTTCATTGTagtattcaaaaaataaaccaTTGTTTTGATTACAAAATCGAGGCCAGTCTAATTTTGCAATTATTCGTTTCGATACTTTATTCGTGAAATTGATTGTGTagggaaaaaatatttttttatcttttattaattcacaaaaattgagaaatactaaaaagtaaatagatgttattattttttattattaattaattagctaGTAATCAGGGATGGACTTAGAGGGGGCAAGTAGTGGCCTGGACAccctaaaattttaagaaactaTACTTATCTATAACAATTTATATTAGGAATACAGAGGGTTTGGTGTCGAatatttttttcctattttaccCCTATGTTTATAATCTAAAACAACATACTCAATCACGTACTCACGTTCTGTAAATTTTGCATTAACCCATGACAGAATGATGTAATTGCTGGTTAAGATATTCTTATTGGATGTAAATTAttgttacaaatatttttattaagatatgTTTTGAAGGAATAAAAGTAGAATAGTTCAAtaaagattaatttaaaaaaaaaataaatttatactaataaattttctcttcaaattaTTAACGTACTTTTCTAATATACTCTAAGTACCTACACAATATATAATATCAATTAGCGTTCAAATTTAAGTTCCAATATTGTTATTAACGAGAAaggtttattaatttttaaaaaaaattacacacAATAAGTTTTGTATCAATATATCAtgattcattttaaaaataatatttattcatCTAAGTTATAGAGTATcttgaaaaattatatttaaataattttttattttttaactattttatatttttagattgaaaactttgtatttttttattcaagctttatttttatatttcattttaattgtcttattcaaaactattaatatgaatttttattttgtaggataaataaaaagatgagatttttttaataaattaaattattgaaaaacTTACTTATTATAAAAGAAGTTAAGTATATTTCTTGAATATAAGAATACATGTAATTCACTTTTGAAtgtaatcaaaataaatataaatttatttaattttttaaaatttacattaattattaaaattataacataATGAATGTACTCCTATAcaaatttattcttatttttgtgctttattttaattttgttaaacaaaaaagtttaaatattatttacttttaattgggtagcattaccaatcgattgaagttggtaaaaaatttaacttcatcaccttccaatcgattggattacattaccaatcgattgaatttggctaaaaCTTCAATGTCATCACTTTCCAATCGATTGTATTTGGCAAATTCATATTGTTTTCGTGAATTCAATTGATTGAATAACAAAAACAATCAATTATTTTTGGGCATTCATTCGATTGGAAAGTAtaaacaatcgattggtttAAGTGAAAACCATTTTACCTTATC
This window contains:
- the LOC130974393 gene encoding translation factor GUF1 homolog, mitochondrial, which gives rise to MGYLSKTSRTLRQSNYLSLLRNSTFFPFNSLSSTTFHHQQRALLCSQSRQQNIKDKSAIDLSQYPPELIRNFSIIAHVDHGKSTLADRLLELTATIKKGHGQPQYLDKLQVERERGITVKAQTATMFYKHRTNGDDHSEGKDSPSFLLNLIDTPGHVDFSYEVSRSLAACQGVLLVVDAAQGVQAQTVANFYLAFEANLTIVPVINKIDQPTADPDRVKAQLKSMFDLDPSDALLTSAKTGKGLEQVLPAVIERIPPPPGKSDSSLRMLLLDSYYDEYKGVICHVAVVDGILRKGDKISSAATGQSYEALDIGIMHPELTPTGILLTGQVGYVVSGMRSTKEARVGDTIYHTRNTVEPLPGFKPAKHMVFSGLYPADGSDFEALNHAIERLTCNDASVSITKETSTALGLGFRCGFLGLLHMDVFHQRLEQEYGAHVISTVPTVPYIFEYSDGSKLEVQNPATLPSNPKQRVTACWEPTVLATIIIPSEYVGPVITLCSERRGQQLEYSFIDSQRAFMKYRMPLREIVVDFYNELKSITSGYASFDYEDADYQQSDLVKLDILLNGQPVDAMSTIVHNMKAYRVGRELVEKLKKVIDRQMFEITIQAAIASKIIARETISAMRKNVLAKCYGGDVTRKRKLLEKQKEGKKRMKRIGSVDIPQEAFHELLKVS
- the LOC130975803 gene encoding uncharacterized protein LOC130975803; amino-acid sequence: MMLTAYVNGRKKDLVVAVQKSGFAWALDRNNGNLIWFTEAGPGGTIGGGIWGAATDEKRVYTNIANSDDKNFTLAPSNITTTSGGWVAMDASNGKILWSTANPSNSSSIGPVSVANDVVFAGSVDKQGSIYAMNANNGKILWSYKTGASVYGGMSISKGCIYVGHGFNVNLAFGRLSGGTFLFAFCVKHDYTK
- the LOC130975804 gene encoding uncharacterized protein LOC130975804, translating into MFSVFAGNTGPPPPFSRKVPSSRSTGLPPSSSHAIYPSTESVGLSPPFSRNNSSAGSIDPSPPSSVPSEPAYIPSNGYIHIQDWLNHGGDLFNRRYANKEDKISPKTASKLSLKWKFYAGKDISATPAIYDDTIYFPCWNGNIYAVKKDDGKLVWKQSLNELTGLKATGFVMNVNTTVSRSTPTIAGNGLLIVGMFGPAIVLGLNRKNGKLVWLTYLDHHPAALITMSGTYYKGGYYVATSSLEEFTTIQKCCIFRGSMVKLNAFSGKIIWQTYMLPDNNGKLGEYAGAAIWGSSPSIDAQRNNVYIATGNLYSAPARILECQERQDQMVPAARRV